One genomic segment of Gossypium arboreum isolate Shixiya-1 chromosome 3, ASM2569848v2, whole genome shotgun sequence includes these proteins:
- the LOC128290441 gene encoding amine oxidase [copper-containing] alpha 3, peroxisomal-like produces MAHSLKIFCCFFFFFLFSTLSIIPLSHQLEQHPLDSLTPNEFIRVQAIVNQSHPTTINDITFQYIGLNEPDKQALISWLQNHRPTPITAPPPRQAFVIARINHQTHELVVDLSYDNIVSDHIHHGFGYPLFTFQEQNGASQLVFNHAPFLAALNKRGLKVEEVICETFALGWFGETKQNVDLEAMKITHFRDRLVVPVPKAAGTDYRESEQKAPFGPELKGITVVQPDGPSFIIDGSRVR; encoded by the exons ATGGCTCATTCATTAAAAATTTTCtgctgcttcttcttcttcttcctcttctccACCCTCTCCATCATTCCATTATCCCATCAACTCGAACAACACCCACTTGACTCACTAACTCCAAACGAGTTCATCCGAGTTCAAGCCATTGTTAACCAGTCACACCCCACCACCATCAACGACATAACCTTCCAATACATAGGCTTAAACGAACCAGATAAACAAGCTCTCATTTCATGGCTACAAAACCATCGCCCCACCCCCATCACAGCTCCACCACCACGCCAAGCCTTCGTCATTGCACGTATAAACCACCAAACTCACGAACTCGTCGTCGATTTATCGTACGACAACATTGTTTCCGATCACATTCACCACGGTTTCGGGTACCCTTTATTCACTTTCCAAGAACAAAACGGTGCAAGCCAGCTGGTGTTCAACCATGCACCCTTCCTGGCCGCCTTAAACAAGAGAGGGCTCAAGGTGGAGGAGGTCATTTGCGAGACTTTCGCCTTAGGATGGTTCGGGGAGACGAAGCAAAATG TTGATTTAGAAGCAATGAAGATCACACATTTCCGGGATAGGCTCGTTGTTCCGGTGCCGAAAGCCGCCGGAACGGATTACAGAGAGTCCGAGCAAAAGGCACCCTTCGGACCGGAATTGAAAGGGATCACCGTTGTTCAACCGGACGGCCCAAGTTTCATCATTGATGGAAGCAGAGTTAGGTGA